The following coding sequences are from one Streptomyces sp. V3I7 window:
- a CDS encoding PRC-barrel domain-containing protein has product MQTDIDPRNLIGRKAFDRNGTKIGTIDEVYLDDATGVPEWAAIRTGLFSRDAFVPLEPSELIEGALRVPFDRALIKDAPDFGVGRHLSPEQELQLYHHYGLDVGAPPAVPDHEFGKLAGTDEV; this is encoded by the coding sequence GTGCAGACCGATATCGATCCGCGCAACCTGATCGGCCGCAAGGCGTTCGACCGCAACGGCACCAAGATCGGCACGATCGACGAGGTGTACCTCGACGACGCCACGGGCGTGCCCGAGTGGGCGGCCATACGAACCGGTCTGTTCTCCCGCGATGCCTTCGTCCCCCTCGAACCGAGCGAACTCATCGAGGGCGCCCTGCGCGTCCCCTTCGACCGCGCCCTCATCAAGGACGCGCCCGACTTCGGCGTGGGCCGCCACCTCTCGCCGGAACAGGAGCTTCAGCTCTACCACCACTACGGCCTCGACGTGGGCGCCCCGCCCGCCGTCCCGGACCACGAGTTCGGCAAGCTGGCCGGCACGGACGAGGTCTGA
- a CDS encoding molybdopterin-binding protein produces the protein MSLSIRNQLPGTVASVTEGEAMATVKVDLSDGQHITAAITLDAVKDLGLDTGSAVRALVKSTEVSLSTAPVQRISIRNQIPGTISDIAAGGAMATVKISIAAGGELTSAITKESVTDLGLSVGSSVVALIKSTEVSLETP, from the coding sequence ATGAGCCTGAGCATCCGCAACCAGCTCCCCGGCACCGTCGCGTCCGTCACCGAGGGCGAGGCGATGGCGACGGTCAAGGTCGATCTCTCCGACGGCCAGCACATCACCGCCGCGATCACCCTGGACGCCGTGAAGGACCTGGGCCTGGACACGGGCTCCGCGGTGCGCGCCCTGGTGAAGTCGACCGAGGTCTCCCTCTCCACCGCGCCGGTCCAGCGGATCTCGATCCGCAACCAGATCCCCGGCACGATCTCGGACATCGCCGCCGGCGGCGCCATGGCCACCGTGAAGATCTCGATCGCCGCCGGCGGCGAGCTGACCTCGGCGATCACCAAGGAGTCCGTCACCGACCTCGGCCTGTCGGTCGGCTCCTCCGTCGTCGCCCTGATCAAGTCGACCGAGGTGTCGCTCGAGACGCCGTAA
- a CDS encoding FHA domain-containing protein, with translation MQSGFVLPHGRVCFGQGESPVKLFAKLFGKSAREEGGSETARHGAQPDAGGQRPLFRDEVAGPGGDISGGQGAPSVDPAQSGGIGFGQPSTSGTGGGFGSDPYASNAPAGQPRQEDPSMSALVCSRCGNSNAENARFCSHCGAPLRAGAGAERPSETTSTISISGIEAYDSEVTGQTPAPMLSPEAQAAVDALPSGSALLVVRRGPNSGSRFLLDGDLTTAGRHPQSDIFLDDVTVSRSHVEFRRAEDGSFTVADVGSLNGTYVNRERIDQVPLSNGDEVQIGKYRLVFYASRQGS, from the coding sequence ATGCAATCAGGGTTCGTCCTGCCCCACGGGCGGGTCTGTTTCGGTCAAGGGGAATCGCCCGTGAAGTTGTTTGCGAAGTTGTTCGGCAAGAGCGCGCGTGAGGAAGGCGGCAGCGAGACCGCCCGTCACGGCGCACAGCCTGACGCAGGAGGCCAGCGCCCGCTGTTCCGCGACGAGGTCGCTGGTCCGGGCGGAGACATTTCGGGAGGCCAGGGCGCGCCGTCTGTTGACCCTGCCCAGTCCGGCGGCATAGGTTTCGGGCAACCGTCAACCTCAGGTACGGGTGGAGGGTTTGGCTCCGACCCGTACGCGTCCAATGCCCCGGCGGGGCAGCCGCGGCAGGAGGATCCGTCCATGTCGGCCCTGGTGTGTTCGAGGTGCGGTAACAGCAACGCGGAGAACGCGCGCTTCTGTTCCCACTGCGGTGCGCCGCTGCGCGCAGGTGCGGGCGCGGAGCGTCCGTCCGAGACGACGTCCACGATCTCCATCTCCGGGATCGAGGCGTACGACTCCGAGGTCACCGGCCAGACGCCGGCGCCCATGCTGTCGCCCGAGGCGCAGGCGGCCGTCGACGCGCTGCCGAGCGGCTCGGCGCTGCTCGTGGTGCGCCGCGGCCCGAACTCCGGAAGCCGCTTCCTGCTGGACGGCGACCTGACCACGGCCGGGCGTCATCCGCAGAGTGACATCTTCCTCGACGACGTCACCGTCTCCCGCAGTCACGTGGAGTTCCGGCGCGCCGAGGACGGCTCGTTCACCGTGGCCGACGTGGGCAGCCTCAACGGCACGTACGTCAACCGCGAGCGGATCGACCAGGTCCCTCTGTCGAACGGTGACGAGGTGCAGATCGGCAAGTACCGACTGGTCTTCTACGCGAGCCGCCAGGGCAGCTGA
- the modA gene encoding molybdate ABC transporter substrate-binding protein, translating into MTRPTHRTRRTLQVAGAGVAALIALSACSSHNDASSKPDSSASASAKSQKLSGTVTVFAAASLKESFTKLGAEFEKQHPGTKVTFNFAGSDALAASITGGAPADVFAAASPKTMATVTDAKDATGAPATFVRNQLEIATLPGNPDKVSSLKDLTKSGLKVVLCDKTVPCGAAAQKALDASGLELTPASYEQDVKSALTKVELKEADAAVVYKTDVKAAAGKVAGVEFPESAKAINDYPIAQLKHGPNPEASKAFIELVQSPEGQKVLSGAGFLKP; encoded by the coding sequence ATGACCCGTCCTACGCACCGGACCCGCCGAACGCTGCAGGTGGCCGGTGCGGGAGTCGCCGCACTGATAGCGCTCAGCGCCTGCTCCTCCCACAACGACGCGTCGTCGAAGCCGGACTCCTCGGCGTCCGCGTCCGCGAAGTCCCAGAAGCTCTCGGGCACGGTGACCGTCTTCGCCGCCGCCTCTCTCAAGGAGAGCTTCACCAAGCTCGGCGCCGAGTTCGAGAAGCAGCACCCGGGCACCAAGGTCACTTTCAACTTCGCCGGCAGTGACGCACTCGCCGCGAGCATCACGGGCGGCGCTCCCGCGGACGTCTTCGCCGCGGCCAGCCCGAAGACGATGGCCACCGTGACGGACGCCAAGGACGCGACGGGCGCGCCCGCCACCTTCGTCCGCAACCAGCTGGAGATCGCCACCCTGCCGGGCAACCCCGACAAGGTCTCCTCCCTGAAGGACCTCACCAAGTCCGGCCTGAAGGTCGTCCTGTGCGACAAGACGGTCCCGTGCGGTGCCGCCGCGCAGAAGGCCCTGGACGCCAGTGGCCTCGAGCTCACCCCGGCCTCCTACGAGCAGGACGTCAAGAGCGCCCTGACGAAGGTGGAGCTGAAGGAGGCCGACGCCGCGGTCGTCTACAAGACCGACGTGAAGGCCGCGGCCGGCAAGGTGGCGGGCGTGGAGTTCCCCGAATCGGCCAAGGCCATCAACGACTACCCGATCGCCCAGCTCAAGCACGGACCCAACCCGGAGGCCTCCAAGGCGTTCATCGAGCTGGTCCAGTCTCCCGAGGGCCAGAAGGTCCTGAGCGGGGCCGGGTTCCTCAAGCCGTGA
- a CDS encoding molybdopterin-binding protein — MQSYTIGQAARLLGVSPDTARRWADAGRVATHRDEAGRRLIDGKDLAAFSVELAQTGTGDEEGSYTSVRNAFPGIVTAIKLGDVAAQVEIQAGPHRLVSLLTREAVDELGLKVGMEATARVKSTNVHIDRV, encoded by the coding sequence ATGCAGTCCTACACGATCGGCCAGGCGGCACGGCTCCTCGGCGTGAGCCCCGACACCGCGCGGCGCTGGGCCGACGCGGGCCGGGTGGCGACCCACCGCGACGAAGCCGGGCGACGCCTCATCGACGGCAAGGACCTTGCCGCGTTCTCGGTCGAGCTCGCCCAGACCGGCACGGGTGACGAGGAAGGCTCGTACACCTCGGTCCGCAACGCCTTCCCCGGGATCGTCACCGCGATCAAGCTCGGCGACGTCGCCGCACAGGTCGAGATCCAGGCGGGCCCGCACCGGCTCGTCTCCCTCCTTACCAGGGAGGCCGTCGACGAGCTGGGCCTGAAGGTCGGCATGGAGGCCACCGCCCGCGTCAAGTCGACGAACGTCCACATCGACCGCGTCTGA
- the modB gene encoding molybdate ABC transporter permease subunit, producing the protein MTEAGKSLGADVSGAAAETLTGDPRRRRVGAGNGLRWVPLPLLVPGIVALAFLLLPLLALLVRAPWGSLPEQLTSPAVWQALRLSLVCATAATAVALILGVPLAWLLARTRFPGRGLVRALVTLPLVLPPVVGGVALLLALGRNGIIGQWLDSWFGITLPFTTAGVVVAEAFVAMPFLVISVEGTLRAADPRFEEAAATLGASRFTAFRRVTLPLIAPGIAAGAVLAWARALGEFGATITFAGNFPGRTQTMPLAVYLALQNDPEAAISLSLVLLAVSIAVLAGLRDRWMTPS; encoded by the coding sequence GTGACCGAGGCCGGCAAGTCCCTCGGCGCCGACGTCTCCGGCGCCGCGGCCGAGACCCTGACGGGCGACCCGCGGCGCCGCCGCGTCGGCGCCGGCAACGGGCTGCGCTGGGTACCCCTGCCGCTCCTGGTCCCCGGCATCGTGGCCCTGGCCTTCCTGCTGCTGCCCCTGCTCGCCCTGCTCGTACGGGCCCCGTGGGGCAGCCTGCCGGAGCAGCTGACCAGCCCCGCGGTGTGGCAGGCGCTCCGGCTGTCCCTGGTGTGCGCGACCGCGGCGACCGCGGTGGCACTGATCCTGGGCGTGCCACTGGCCTGGCTGCTGGCCCGCACCCGGTTCCCCGGCCGCGGCCTGGTCCGGGCTCTGGTGACCCTGCCGCTCGTCCTGCCGCCCGTGGTCGGCGGTGTGGCCCTGCTGCTCGCGCTCGGCCGCAACGGCATCATCGGACAGTGGCTGGACTCCTGGTTCGGGATCACGCTGCCGTTCACCACGGCGGGGGTCGTGGTGGCCGAGGCGTTCGTCGCGATGCCGTTCCTCGTCATCAGCGTCGAGGGCACGCTGCGCGCCGCCGACCCGCGCTTCGAGGAGGCGGCGGCCACCCTGGGCGCCTCGCGCTTCACCGCGTTCCGCCGGGTCACCCTGCCACTGATTGCCCCGGGCATCGCGGCCGGCGCCGTCCTCGCCTGGGCCCGCGCACTGGGCGAGTTCGGCGCGACGATCACCTTCGCGGGCAACTTCCCGGGCCGTACCCAGACCATGCCCCTGGCGGTCTACCTGGCCCTCCAGAACGACCCCGAGGCGGCCATTTCCCTGAGCCTGGTCCTGCTGGCGGTGTCGATCGCGGTACTGGCGGGCCTGCGGGACCGCTGGATGACGCCCTCATGA
- a CDS encoding bifunctional nuclease family protein encodes MNELDVVGVRVEMPSNQPIVLLREVGGDRYLPIWIGPGEATAIAFAQQGMAPARPLTHDLFKDVLEAVGQELTEVRITDLREGVFYAELVFASGVEVSARPSDAIALALRTGTPIYGSDTVLDDAGIAIPDEQEDEVEKFREFLDQISPEDFGSSSQ; translated from the coding sequence GTGAACGAGCTCGATGTCGTAGGTGTCCGGGTCGAAATGCCCTCGAACCAACCGATCGTGCTCCTGCGTGAAGTGGGAGGCGACCGGTACCTCCCCATCTGGATCGGGCCGGGGGAGGCGACGGCGATCGCCTTCGCCCAGCAGGGCATGGCGCCGGCGCGGCCGCTGACCCATGACCTCTTCAAGGACGTGCTCGAGGCCGTCGGCCAGGAGCTCACCGAAGTGCGCATCACGGACCTGCGCGAGGGCGTCTTCTACGCGGAGCTGGTGTTCGCCAGTGGGGTCGAGGTGAGTGCCCGCCCCTCCGACGCCATAGCGCTGGCGCTGCGCACCGGTACGCCGATCTACGGCAGTGACACGGTGCTCGACGACGCGGGCATCGCGATTCCGGATGAGCAGGAGGACGAAGTGGAGAAGTTCCGCGAGTTCCTCGACCAGATCTCGCCGGAGGACTTCGGCAGCAGCAGCCAGTGA
- the gcvP gene encoding aminomethyl-transferring glycine dehydrogenase, with translation MTAPRIPLSALEAGIPFEQRHIGPDQESRAKMLAQVGYGSLDELTAAAVPDVIKNADALDLPGARTEAEVLAELRSLADRNQVLGSMIGLGYYGTFTPPVILRNVMENPAWYTAYTPYQPEISQGRLEALLNFQTMVADLTGLPTSGASLLDEGTAAAEAMALSRRMGKNKKGLFLVDADALPQTVAVIETRAEPTGAEVVVADLSDGIPAELAEREINGVLIQYPGASGAVRDIKPLIDQAHERGALVTVAGDLLALTLLTSPGELGADIAVGTTQRFGVPMGFGGPHAGYMAVHEKFARSLPGRLVGVSVDADGNKAYRLALQTREQHIRREKATSNICTAQVLLAVMAGMYAVYHGPEGLRAIARRTHRYATILAAGLAKGGVELVHAAYFDTLTVKAEGRAAEIVAAARDNGVNLRLVDADHVSVACDETTNRAALEAVWAAFGVEGDIEALDAVTEDTLPDALQRTDDYLAHPVFHQYRSETAMLRYLRRLANRDYALDRGMIPLGSCTMKLNATTEMEPVTWSEFGQMHPFAPAEQAEGYLTLIRELEERLAEVTGYDKVSLQPNAGSQGEFAGLLAVRAYHRAGGDEQRTVCLIPSSAHGTNAASAVMAGMKVVVVKTAEDGEIDVEDLRAKIEQYRDELAVLMITYPSTHGVFEEHVADICAQVHEAGGQVYVDGANLNALVGLAKPGHFGGDVSHLNLHKTFCIPHGGGGPGVGPVAVRSHLAPYLPNHPLQPAAGPETGVGPISAAPFGSAGILPISWAYVRLMGGEGLKRATQVAVLSANYIAKRLEPHYPVLYTGPGGLVAHECIIDLRPLTKATGVSVDDVAKRLIDYGFHAPTMSFPVAGTLMIEPTESEDLTELDRFCDAMIAIRTEIEKVGSGEWPAEDNPLRGAPHTAAALGGEWEHAYSREEAVYPAGVVAADKYWPPVRRIDQAFGDRNLVCSCPPLDAYED, from the coding sequence ATGACCGCCCCTCGCATTCCGCTCTCCGCACTCGAAGCGGGCATCCCCTTCGAGCAGCGCCACATCGGCCCCGACCAGGAGTCGCGCGCCAAGATGCTGGCCCAGGTCGGATACGGCTCGCTGGACGAGCTCACCGCCGCCGCGGTGCCGGATGTGATCAAGAACGCCGACGCCCTGGACCTGCCGGGCGCGCGCACCGAGGCCGAGGTGCTCGCCGAACTGCGCTCCCTCGCCGACCGCAACCAGGTCCTCGGCTCGATGATCGGGCTCGGGTACTACGGCACCTTCACGCCGCCGGTCATCCTGCGCAACGTCATGGAGAACCCCGCCTGGTACACGGCCTACACGCCGTACCAGCCGGAGATCTCCCAGGGCCGGCTGGAGGCCCTGCTCAACTTCCAGACGATGGTCGCCGACCTCACCGGGCTGCCCACCTCCGGTGCCTCCCTGCTCGACGAGGGCACCGCGGCCGCCGAGGCCATGGCGCTGTCGCGGCGCATGGGCAAGAACAAGAAGGGCCTCTTCCTGGTCGACGCGGACGCGCTGCCGCAGACCGTCGCCGTGATCGAGACCCGCGCCGAGCCGACCGGCGCCGAGGTCGTCGTCGCTGACCTGAGCGACGGCATCCCGGCCGAGCTCGCCGAGCGCGAGATCAACGGCGTGCTGATCCAGTACCCGGGCGCCTCCGGTGCCGTACGCGACATCAAGCCGCTGATCGACCAGGCGCACGAGCGCGGCGCCCTCGTCACCGTCGCCGGCGACCTGCTCGCGCTGACCCTGCTGACCTCGCCCGGTGAGCTGGGCGCGGACATCGCCGTCGGTACGACGCAGCGCTTCGGTGTGCCGATGGGCTTCGGCGGACCGCACGCCGGTTACATGGCGGTGCACGAGAAGTTCGCGCGCAGCCTGCCCGGCCGCCTCGTCGGCGTCTCGGTCGACGCCGACGGCAACAAGGCCTACCGCCTCGCCCTGCAGACCCGTGAGCAGCACATCCGCCGCGAGAAGGCCACCAGCAACATCTGCACCGCGCAGGTCCTGCTGGCTGTCATGGCCGGCATGTACGCGGTCTACCACGGTCCCGAGGGCCTCAGGGCCATCGCCCGGCGCACCCACCGCTACGCCACGATCCTCGCCGCCGGGCTCGCCAAGGGCGGCGTCGAACTGGTCCACGCCGCCTACTTCGACACCCTGACCGTCAAGGCCGAGGGCCGGGCCGCCGAGATCGTCGCCGCCGCGCGGGACAACGGGGTCAACCTGCGCCTCGTCGACGCCGACCACGTGTCCGTCGCCTGCGACGAGACCACCAACCGGGCCGCGCTGGAGGCCGTCTGGGCCGCGTTCGGCGTCGAGGGCGACATCGAGGCGCTGGACGCCGTCACCGAGGACACCCTCCCGGACGCGCTGCAGCGCACCGACGACTACCTCGCCCACCCCGTTTTCCACCAGTACCGCTCCGAGACCGCGATGCTGCGCTACCTGCGCCGGCTGGCCAACCGCGACTACGCGCTCGACCGCGGCATGATCCCGCTGGGCTCCTGCACCATGAAGCTCAACGCGACCACGGAGATGGAGCCGGTCACCTGGTCCGAGTTCGGGCAGATGCACCCCTTCGCGCCCGCCGAGCAGGCCGAGGGCTACCTGACGCTCATCCGCGAGCTGGAGGAGCGGCTCGCCGAGGTCACCGGGTACGACAAGGTCTCGCTCCAGCCGAACGCCGGTTCCCAGGGCGAGTTCGCGGGTCTGCTCGCCGTACGCGCGTACCACCGTGCAGGCGGCGATGAGCAGCGCACCGTCTGCCTGATCCCGTCCTCCGCGCACGGCACCAACGCCGCCAGCGCCGTCATGGCGGGCATGAAGGTCGTCGTCGTGAAGACCGCCGAGGACGGCGAGATCGACGTCGAGGACCTGCGCGCCAAGATCGAGCAGTACCGAGACGAGCTCGCGGTGCTGATGATCACCTACCCGTCCACGCACGGTGTGTTCGAGGAGCACGTCGCCGACATCTGCGCCCAGGTCCACGAGGCCGGCGGCCAGGTCTACGTCGACGGCGCCAACCTCAACGCCCTGGTCGGCCTCGCCAAGCCGGGCCACTTCGGCGGCGACGTCTCCCACCTGAACCTGCACAAGACGTTCTGCATCCCGCACGGCGGCGGCGGTCCCGGCGTCGGCCCGGTGGCCGTACGGTCGCACCTGGCGCCGTACCTGCCGAACCACCCGCTCCAGCCGGCGGCCGGCCCGGAGACGGGCGTGGGCCCGATCTCCGCGGCGCCGTTCGGCAGCGCGGGCATCCTGCCGATCTCGTGGGCGTACGTCCGTCTCATGGGCGGCGAGGGGCTGAAGCGGGCCACGCAGGTGGCCGTGCTCTCCGCCAACTACATCGCCAAGCGCCTGGAGCCGCACTACCCGGTGCTCTACACCGGTCCCGGCGGTCTGGTCGCGCACGAGTGCATCATCGACCTGCGCCCGCTGACCAAGGCGACCGGCGTGAGCGTCGACGACGTCGCCAAGCGGCTCATCGACTACGGCTTCCACGCGCCGACGATGTCCTTCCCCGTGGCCGGCACGCTCATGATCGAGCCGACCGAGTCGGAGGACCTGACCGAGCTGGACCGGTTCTGCGACGCGATGATCGCCATCCGCACGGAGATCGAGAAGGTCGGCTCCGGGGAGTGGCCCGCTGAGGACAACCCGCTGCGGGGCGCCCCGCACACCGCGGCCGCGCTCGGCGGGGAGTGGGAGCACGCCTACAGCCGTGAGGAGGCCGTCTACCCGGCCGGTGTCGTGGCCGCCGACAAGTACTGGCCGCCGGTGCGCCGTATCGACCAGGCCTTCGGCGACCGGAACCTGGTCTGCTCCTGCCCGCCGCTGGACGCGTACGAGGACTGA
- a CDS encoding MerR family transcriptional regulator codes for MFQTPSGGAGNGTAATDSGLMSIGAVLNALRPEFPDVTISKIRFLESEGLIEPRRTPSGYRKFSAGDVERLGHVLRMQRDHYLPLKVIREHLDALERGESVQLPVVGRQRDGTTAQEPSHGPSTTRIGRAELLAAAEIDESVLAEWESYGLIAPVEGEAYDAETVTVASLVAALGRFGIEPRHLRVMKAAADREAGLVDQVVAPLKLHRNPQTRAHAEARTQELAALTVELHAALVKSALGVRLP; via the coding sequence ATGTTTCAAACACCGAGCGGCGGTGCCGGGAACGGCACCGCCGCCACGGACAGTGGGCTGATGAGCATCGGCGCGGTGCTGAACGCGCTGCGCCCGGAGTTCCCCGACGTCACGATCTCCAAGATCCGCTTCCTGGAGTCCGAGGGCCTGATCGAGCCGCGGCGGACGCCCTCCGGCTATCGCAAGTTCAGTGCCGGCGACGTCGAGCGCCTCGGGCACGTCCTGAGGATGCAGCGGGACCACTATCTGCCGCTGAAGGTGATCCGCGAGCATCTCGACGCCCTGGAACGCGGTGAGAGTGTCCAGCTGCCGGTCGTGGGACGTCAGCGGGACGGCACGACCGCGCAGGAGCCGTCGCACGGGCCGTCTACGACAAGGATCGGGCGGGCGGAGCTGCTCGCGGCCGCCGAGATCGACGAGAGCGTCCTGGCGGAATGGGAGTCGTACGGGCTCATCGCTCCGGTCGAGGGCGAGGCGTACGACGCGGAGACGGTCACCGTGGCCTCGCTGGTCGCAGCGCTCGGGCGGTTCGGGATCGAGCCGCGTCACCTTCGGGTGATGAAGGCGGCCGCGGACCGCGAGGCCGGGCTCGTCGACCAGGTGGTGGCCCCGCTGAAGCTCCACCGAAATCCGCAGACCAGGGCGCACGCAGAGGCTCGTACACAGGAGCTGGCCGCTCTCACGGTCGAGTTGCACGCGGCCCTTGTGAAGAGCGCGCTCGGCGTGCGACTGCCCTGA
- a CDS encoding MerR family transcriptional regulator, translating into MRNSGDGTAGGAPGHGFGESGPYPLSGSRPRSSGGHVQPGSPAGHAPQRPTVVPGTGGDASMASEEIGYRGPTACAAAGITYRQLDYWARTGLVEPSVRPAYGSGTQRLYSFRDVVVLKIVKRFLDTGVSLQNIRTAVQHLRERGFSDLERMTLMSDGATVYECTSPDEVHALLQGGQGIFGIAVGVVWRDVENALSQLHGERVDTGETLVGRNPADELARRRNRAV; encoded by the coding sequence GTGAGAAACAGCGGCGACGGTACGGCTGGGGGTGCCCCCGGACACGGGTTCGGGGAGAGCGGGCCGTACCCTCTCTCAGGCTCCCGGCCCCGCTCGAGCGGGGGGCACGTCCAGCCCGGCAGCCCGGCCGGTCACGCTCCGCAGCGGCCGACGGTCGTGCCGGGCACCGGAGGGGACGCGTCCATGGCATCCGAGGAGATCGGCTACCGCGGGCCGACGGCCTGCGCGGCGGCCGGCATCACCTACCGGCAGCTCGACTACTGGGCCCGTACGGGGCTCGTGGAGCCGAGCGTGCGGCCCGCCTACGGTTCGGGCACACAGCGGCTCTACAGCTTCCGGGACGTCGTCGTACTGAAGATCGTCAAGCGGTTCCTGGACACGGGCGTGTCGCTCCAGAACATCCGCACCGCCGTCCAGCACCTGCGTGAGCGCGGCTTCAGCGACCTGGAGCGCATGACGCTGATGAGCGACGGCGCCACGGTCTACGAGTGCACGTCCCCCGACGAGGTCCACGCCCTGCTCCAGGGCGGCCAGGGCATCTTCGGGATCGCGGTCGGGGTCGTGTGGCGGGACGTGGAGAACGCGCTGTCGCAGCTGCACGGCGAGCGCGTCGACACCGGGGAGACGCTGGTCGGGCGCAACCCCGCCGACGAGCTGGCGCGGCGGCGCAACCGAGCCGTCTGA
- a CDS encoding ABC transporter ATP-binding protein: MTDIDDTTAGLTTADARDGGLDARLVVDRGPFRLDVALRAAPGDVVALLGPNGAGKTTALRALAGLVPLSGGHLRLDGASLDRTPPESRPVGVVFQDYLLFPHLSALDNVAFGPRCHGTSKAEARAEAAAWLERMGLADHLAAKPRRLSGGQAQRVAVARALATNPRLLLLDEPLAALDARTRLEVRVQLRRHLAEFEAVAVLVTHDPLDAMVLADRLVVVEHGRVVQEGAPADIARRPRTDYIAQLVGLNLYRGEAKGHTVRLDAGPAITTTEDLSGEVFVAFPPGAVTLHRDRPEGSSARNLWRCQVTGLETHGDQIRADLAGELPLAADLTTVAAAELGLVPGAPVWATVKATQTHAYPA, translated from the coding sequence ATGACGGACATCGACGACACCACGGCCGGGCTCACCACCGCCGACGCACGCGACGGCGGCCTCGACGCCCGGCTGGTCGTCGACCGCGGCCCCTTCCGCCTCGACGTGGCCCTGCGCGCCGCGCCGGGTGACGTCGTCGCACTGCTCGGTCCCAACGGCGCGGGGAAGACGACGGCCCTGCGCGCGCTCGCGGGTCTCGTCCCGCTCTCCGGCGGCCATCTGCGGCTGGACGGCGCCTCGCTGGACCGTACGCCGCCCGAGTCCCGCCCGGTCGGCGTCGTCTTCCAGGACTACCTGCTCTTCCCGCACCTGTCCGCGCTGGACAACGTGGCCTTCGGCCCCCGCTGCCACGGCACGTCCAAGGCGGAGGCGCGCGCCGAGGCCGCCGCCTGGCTGGAGCGCATGGGGCTCGCCGACCACCTGGCGGCCAAGCCGCGCCGGCTGTCCGGCGGCCAGGCGCAGCGCGTGGCCGTGGCCCGCGCCCTGGCCACCAACCCCCGGCTGCTGCTCCTCGACGAGCCGCTCGCCGCGCTGGACGCCCGCACCCGCCTGGAGGTACGCGTGCAACTGCGCCGTCATCTGGCCGAGTTCGAGGCGGTGGCCGTCCTGGTGACGCACGATCCCCTGGACGCGATGGTGCTCGCCGACCGACTGGTCGTCGTCGAGCACGGCCGGGTGGTCCAGGAGGGCGCCCCGGCCGACATCGCCCGCCGCCCGCGCACGGACTACATCGCACAGCTGGTCGGCCTGAACCTCTACCGGGGCGAGGCGAAGGGGCACACGGTACGGCTGGACGCGGGGCCCGCGATCACCACGACGGAGGATCTGTCGGGTGAGGTCTTCGTGGCCTTCCCGCCCGGCGCGGTCACCCTCCACCGGGACCGCCCCGAGGGCTCCAGCGCCCGCAATCTGTGGCGGTGCCAGGTCACCGGCCTGGAGACCCACGGCGACCAGATCCGCGCCGACCTGGCGGGCGAGTTGCCCCTCGCCGCCGACCTGACCACGGTCGCGGCCGCCGAGCTCGGCCTGGTCCCGGGTGCGCCGGTCTGGGCGACGGTGAAGGCGACCCAGACGCACGCCTACCCGGCCTGA